A region from the Alosa alosa isolate M-15738 ecotype Scorff River chromosome 7, AALO_Geno_1.1, whole genome shotgun sequence genome encodes:
- the LOC125297901 gene encoding 5-hydroxytryptamine receptor 3A-like translates to MSVCYREVLLWMAALVHYLPGMHCDIPNSSADPASLALSQWLSSFLDSEAAQLRPVRDWQRSVSVKVDLSIQSVLDVDEKNERLLLYVLYIQGWVNEHLRWDPSMFGGVQQVTVPSERLWRPDVILFEIAGMEDYDRSPQVSISHDGWVEQYQPRLLESSCPLNLFHFPLDTHICNLTFISQAHTEGEVELYWGPGISGGQGDVSFSRGEWELTSLTVHTNPRRRKPNNRPSISAQVTVRRRPLLYVMMLLLPTSLLILLDLLSFLIPAYLKQRLSVTATIFTGHFIFLIAIFTLFPPFSIKLPLIEVYLFGSLGLLACSTMETAVVFQIANGKSEWFRKNIFPSLLLLSGRSHWETMIEPERGRSTGGAVDSVSTCHHGSPGPAVQLLRDLVRIRQDLLQIRREQTLLDLYREVGCSVDRGYLYLHCLVLLLGGAALLREWDKHV, encoded by the exons ATGTCTGTTTGCTACAGGGAAGTGTTGCTGTGGATGGCTGCTTTGGTTCATTATTTGCCAG GCATGCATTGTGACATCCCAAATTCCAGTGCAGACCCCGCCTCCCTGGCACTCAGCCAGTGGTTGTCTTCCTTTCTGGACTCAGAGGCAGCCCAGCTCAGGCCTGTCCGTGATTGGCAGAGGAGTGTGTCAGTCAAAGTTGACCTGAGCATCCAGAGTGTGCTTGATGTG GATGAGAAGAATGAGCGGTTGCTTCTCTATGTTCTCTACATACAG GGATGGGTGAATGAGCACTTAAGGTGGGATCCGTCAATGTTTGGAGGAGTCCAGCAGGTTACTGTTCCATCAGAGAGATTGTGGAGGCCAGATGTGATTCTCTTTGAGAT TGCAGGGATGGAGGATTATGATAGGTCCCCTCAAGTGTCAATCAGTCATGATGGGTGGGTGGAGCAATATCAGCCCCGCCTCCTGGAGTCCAGCTGTCCTCTCAACTTATTCCACTTCCCCCTGGATACACACATCTGCAATCTGACATTCAtatcacaggcacacacag AAGGGGAAGTGGAGTTGTACTGGGGTCCTGGCATCTCTGGTGGACAGGGCGACGTCTCTTTCTCCAGAGGGGAGTGGGAGCTCACGTCTCTCACTGTCCACACAAACCCCCGGAGACGGAAACCGAATAACCGTCCTTCCATCAGCGCTCag GTGACGGTGCGCAGACGTCCTCTTCTCTACGTGATGATGCTGCTGCTACCCACGTCGCTGCTGATACTGCTGGACCTCTTGTCCTTCCTCATCCCTGCCTACCTCAAGCAGCGCCTCAGCGTCACGGCGACCATCTTCACTGGCCACTTCATCTTCCTCATCGCCATCTTCACGCTCTTCCCGCCCTTCAGCATCAAGCTGCCTCTCATTG AAGTCTACCTGTTTGGCTCTCTTGGGCTGCTAGCATGCAGCACCATGGAAACAGCTGTGGTTTTCCAGATAGCCAATGGGAAGTCTGAGTGGTTCAGGAAGAACATCTTTCCCAGCCTATTGTTGTTGAGTGGGCGGAGTCACTGGGAGACGATGATAG AGCCAGAAAGGGGGCGTTCAACAGGGGGGGCTGTTGATTCCGTGTCTACCTGTCATCATGGATCCCCGGGGCCTGCAGTCCAACTGCTGAGGGACCTGGTCCGGATCCGCCAGGACCTGCTCCAGATCCGACGAGAGCAGACGCTGCTGGACTTGTACAGAGAAGTGGGCTGCAGTGTGGACCGTGGCTACCTCTACCTGCACTGCCTGGTGCTCCTGCTAGGGGGCGCTGCACTGCTGAGAGAGTGGGATAAGCACGTGTAG